In Paenibacillus dendritiformis, the DNA window CCAAGCGGAACTTCTCTAACACGAGCTCTTTGTTGCTGCATCCGGCCGATTCCATACCTAATCTCCTTTTCGTTTTAGGTTTAAATTTTTAAACATAGATTATTATCCTCGAGCAGGCCCGCCGTGTCAAGCCATCCCTTGCGTGCGTTCGCCCGTGAAGAATGCCCGAGCAGAGGCGCCAAGCCTTATGTTATAATAAATTCTTGTCAGGAGCCTGCCTGCCCCTGGCTATGAACATGTTCAGAGAGGGTGCTCCCATTCATGATCCACTACATTCGGTTGCGTTAATGAGAGGTGCGGATGAAGGCTCAGCCATTTTTTTGACGAATGGCCCGGGTTTATTTTTCTGCGCCTTTTTTCATTCACCAATCCGAATGAATGGGGTGTTTTGGCATGTCTATCTATGGCAAAAAACAGATGAGCATCCGTCTCCTAACCGAATATGAAGCGATAATGGCCTGCCCGATCTGCTCCGGCCCGATACAAGTGATGCAGACGGCGAACACGGGCAGCTTGCGCTGCTCTCGCGGCCATTGCTTCGATATCGCCAAGCAGGGGTATGTGAACCTGCTTCCGCATCCTCCGCGCGGCGCTTACGGCAAGTCGATGTTCGAAGCCCGGAGGAGAGTAAGCGCCAGCGGCTTTTTTGAACCGCTGCTGGAGCGGATCGGCGGCCGGATCTCCCGGGAGCTCGTCTCCTGCACGGAACCGCCGCATCTGTTGGATGCAGGCTGCGGAGAAGGATCCGCTTTAGCCCGGATTATGCACCAAGTCGAGGAACGGACAGCGGTCACGCTGCTGGGCGCAGGGGTCGACATTTCCAAGGAAGCGATCCGCATCGCAGCGAGAGAATCATCGCGGGCGATCTGGTGCGTGGCGGATTTGGCCCGCTGCCCGTTCGCCGCTCGGACGTTCGGCTATATCTTGAATCTGTTGTCTCCATCGAATTATTCCGAGTTCCGGCGGCTGCTCGCCGATGACGGGATGATCACGAAGGTCATTCCGGGAAGCGCCTATTTGCGCGAGCTAAGAGAGGTGCTGTACCGGCAGACGGACAGGCAGCATTACGATAATGAGCGCACGGCCGCGCTATTTTTACGGCATTTTCATCTGTTGGGGACCGAGTCGGTGCAGTATCGTCTCCCGGCAGCCCCCGCATTCCTGGAGGATGTGATCCGCATGACGCCCTTGACCTGGGGCGCGCCGGAAGAGCGGATCCGCCAGGCGCTGCGCATGGAGAACGCCGAGATTACCGCCGACTTCACGATCTTGTACGGCAAGAAAAAATAAAGCCTGACTCTACATCCACCCTGCCTGGCGGGGTGGATGTTTTGCTTGTGCCCGGGCGCGCTGGCATCTTCCCGACACCTTCATCCTGTACGCTGTCGGGGAGGGGAACCGATGCCGCCAGATTCATTTTTCCTAAGGCATCGCTCCCCTGTCTGCTCATACAATAGCCTGTACGTATGAAGCTTGAAAGGATGTCATGTAATGAAAAAAATATTGCTGCTTGAAGATGAAGCGCCCATCGCCCGCTTGCTGCAGGCGTATCTGGCGCGTGAACGATATGAAGTGCGCTGGGATATCTGGAGGGACTTTTTTTGTCCTGGAGGCCGGACCTGGTGCTTCTCGATTTGACCCTGCCCGATCAGGACGGGATGGAGATCCTGAAGCAGCTAAGACAGTATGGAAGCTGTCCGGTCATCATTGTGACCGCGCGCGGCGCCGTGCCGGACCGGCTGCGGGGACTGCAGGAAGGGGCCGATGACTATATTCCGAAGCCGTTCGACCCGGAAGAGGTTGTCGCCCGCGTCCAAGCGGTTCTGCGGCGATCCGCCTATATGGCCGATCACGAGACCGTGCGCCTGGGAAGTCTGGTCATCGACTTCACCGCTTGCGCCGCTTATTTGAACGAGCAGGCGGTGCCGCTTATCCCCCGCGATTGGAGCGTGCTCGCTTTCCTCTCCGTCATCCCAATCAATGCTTCAGCCGCGAGCAGCTGCTGGACAACATATGGGGAATTGACGGGCAGTATTCCCCGGCGCTGCCTGCCATCCACGGGATCAAGGAGCAGGAGCTAAGGAGCTTAGCTCCTCCTTCGGCGACATGACCTCGCGCCTGAAGCAATTGGAACAGATCCGCACCGATCTGCTGGCTGGGGTGTCGCATGAGCTGCGGACGCCGCTCACCTCGATTCGCGGCATGGTTCAGCCCGTGCATGGACGAGTCGTCGCGGGGAACGAAGCCGATGAATTCCTGCAGATCTCGCTCGAAGAAGCGAAGCGGATGCAGTCGATGGTCGACGATCTGCTCGAGTTCTCTTCTCTGGAAGCAGGGGCCATCACCGCTCTCCCCGCTCATCCGCAGCATCATTCAGCAGTTGCGATCCTTGCCGTCGTTCGCCTCGATACCATTGCATGCCGTCCTGCCTGACGAAGATATCGAATGTGAGGGAGATCAGGGGCAGCTCAAGCAGATATTGACGAATTTGATCATGAACAGCTCGGCAGCCGGGGCGACTGAGATTGCCGTGGATGCCGCGGTGGCCGGAGTGGACATCATTATCGAGGTCCGGGATAACGGCGGCGGCAGCCGGGAATCTGAGGTCCCGTTCATCTTCGAACGCTATTACCGCGGCAGCAGCCGGCGCAAGAAAAAGCAAGGCCTCGGGCTGGGCTTGCCCCTCAGCCGGCTGCTCGCGCCAATGGCGGGGATCTCGTCCTCCATGCCACCTCGGAGGCCGGCGCCGTGCTCCGGCTGTCCCTGCCCAAGCCGCCCGCGCCATAGCTGCCCGCGGCTGTCCTTGCGCCGGGCGCACGTTACCTGCCCGAACGGTTGCGGCTCAGGACCGACCCGCAAGCGGCGCGGCCTGCACCTCGCGCCAGTCCTGCCGGGCTCTCCGAACTGGCCGGGCTTGCTCAGGCGGGACGCCTCGCGCCAGTGGGATAAAGGCGGGCCGAGACGCCTGGCCTCTAGCCCCCGATTCGGCGGGCGCATGAAGCAGAGCCAAGCCACGTATGCGGATTGCCCGCCCAGCACCAGCCCAGCTTCGGCCGGCCGCCGCTTATCCACAGCGCGGTGACCCTGCGGTCTCCGCAGCGGGAGGCGAGCAGGGAGAACCCGTTATTTTTCTGCAATATGTCCGGGTAATGGGTAAGAAGCGCAATGCCCTCCTCGATCGTAAGCGGAGAGCGGCCCTGCTGCGCTATCGTCTTGAGCGCCTCATTCGGCGTCACATTGAGCGTCTCCATCCCCCTATCGATGTCCGCCGCCACATACGCGATGCCGGCAGGAAGCTCAACGCCCTCGATGGGTTGAAAGCGGCGGAGCTCTTCGGCCTCCATAATGCTGAAGCCCCGCTTGCCCTGCCGCTCGACCTGCTCCATGGCCTTATCCCCGGCCACGCCATCGCTTCTCACGACGATAATGTATGGAACATGCCCTTGCCGAGGTTCGATCCCTTCCGGCATGGGCAGCGACTGAACGCGCTCCCTCAGGGGCGCAAGCCGCTCCTGGAACGCCTCCTCATCCAACCCGACGAATGCGGGATAACCTGCCTGAATCAAGTTCCCTGCCTGACGATCGAATTCATTCATTTCCGGTCTACTCATCCGGTCTCCTCCTCCATGTCTCTCTCGCTATCCATCTACAAATCCATCGTACAACATAGAAGCTAATTATAAGCTTTGCCGAAAAATGATCTGTCAA includes these proteins:
- a CDS encoding putative RNA methyltransferase, coding for MSIYGKKQMSIRLLTEYEAIMACPICSGPIQVMQTANTGSLRCSRGHCFDIAKQGYVNLLPHPPRGAYGKSMFEARRRVSASGFFEPLLERIGGRISRELVSCTEPPHLLDAGCGEGSALARIMHQVEERTAVTLLGAGVDISKEAIRIAARESSRAIWCVADLARCPFAARTFGYILNLLSPSNYSEFRRLLADDGMITKVIPGSAYLRELREVLYRQTDRQHYDNERTAALFLRHFHLLGTESVQYRLPAAPAFLEDVIRMTPLTWGAPEERIRQALRMENAEITADFTILYGKKK
- a CDS encoding ATP-binding protein, whose protein sequence is MNSSAAGATEIAVDAAVAGVDIIIEVRDNGGGSRESEVPFIFERYYRGSSRRKKKQGLGLGLPLSRLLAPMAGISSSMPPRRPAPCSGCPCPSRPRHSCPRLSLRRAHVTCPNGCGSGPTRKRRGLHLAPVLPGSPNWPGLLRRDASRQWDKGGPRRLASSPRFGGRMKQSQATYADCPPSTSPASAGRRLSTAR
- a CDS encoding response regulator transcription factor — protein: MSWRPDLVLLDLTLPDQDGMEILKQLRQYGSCPVIIVTARGAVPDRLRGLQEGADDYIPKPFDPEEVVARVQAVLRRSAYMADHETVRLGSLVIDFTACAAYLNEQAVPLIPRDWSVLAFLSVIPINASAASSCWTTYGELTGSIPRRCLPSTGSRSRS
- a CDS encoding histidine kinase dimerization/phospho-acceptor domain-containing protein, with the protein product MTSRLKQLEQIRTDLLAGVSHELRTPLTSIRGMVQPVHGRVVAGNEADEFLQISLEEAKRMQSMVDDLLEFSSLEAGAITALPAHPQHHSAVAILAVVRLDTIACRPA
- a CDS encoding response regulator transcription factor; translation: MKKILLLEDEAPIARLLQAYLARERYEVRWDIWRDFFCPGGRTWCFSI
- a CDS encoding DUF5701 family protein, with the translated sequence MSRPEMNEFDRQAGNLIQAGYPAFVGLDEEAFQERLAPLRERVQSLPMPEGIEPRQGHVPYIIVVRSDGVAGDKAMEQVERQGKRGFSIMEAEELRRFQPIEGVELPAGIAYVAADIDRGMETLNVTPNEALKTIAQQGRSPLTIEEGIALLTHYPDILQKNNGFSLLASRCGDRRVTALWISGGRPKLGWCWAGNPHTWLGSASCARRIGG